One part of the Musa acuminata AAA Group cultivar baxijiao chromosome BXJ1-5, Cavendish_Baxijiao_AAA, whole genome shotgun sequence genome encodes these proteins:
- the LOC135674006 gene encoding uncharacterized protein LOC135674006 — MAAKKTTPLLSRLRGAIHKVRFLLSFDATKWIAISSFKRSSPVPPRPLTFTARPSLLDCTDDYYDARSSFALSRTMSPCSPALTTPSPVPEISRSTSDASSGDDIDQRAERFIENFYRQLRMERQVSLELSYRREKSLERSPGTVQ; from the coding sequence ATGGCGGCCAAGAAGACGACTCCACTTCTGAGCCGCCTCAGAGGGGCGATTCACAAGGTACGCTTCCTGCTCTCCTTCGACGCAACCAAATGGATCGCTATCTCCTCCTTCAAGAGATCGTCGCCGGTGCCTCCTCGCCCGCTGACCTTCACCGCCCGGCCCAGCTTGCTCGACTGCACCGACGACTACTACGACGCCCGCTCCTCGTTCGCGCTCTCGAGGACGATGAGCCCGTGCTCTCCTGCGTTGACGACGCCTAGCCCGGTCCCGGAGATCTCGAGATCGACCAGTGATGCGTCTTCCGGGGATGACATCGACCAGAGGGCGGAGCGGTTCATAGAGAACTTCTACCGCCAGCTGCGCATGGAGCGGCAGGTCTCTCTTGAGCTGAGCTACCGCAGAGAGAAGAGCTTGGAGAGGTCGCCTGGAACAGTACAGTAA
- the LOC103985357 gene encoding uncharacterized protein LOC103985357: MAARRRALLSFLSSGDRIMESVLSISSCRPGWHAGFKVGGSLRRFGSSMAPDVEADHHKCSLDMIKFEDEIEKIQHEYEAAKRSFLNIPVALKEMPKMNPEGIYVNRNVRLDDIQVYGFDYDYTLAHYSEHLQSLIYDLAKKHLVNELRYPESCLQFEYDPAFPIRGLCYDRLRGCLLKLDFFGSIEPDGCFFGRHKLSLEKIKDMYGTRHIGRAQARVLVGLMDFFCFSEVCLIADIIQHFVDAKLEFDASNVYEDISQAIQHVHRSGLLHKGILSDPTKYLLKNSQVLGLLKKLKAKGKKLFLLTNSPYYFVDGGMRFMLEDNSGERNSWRELFDVVIAQANKPHFYTSEHPFRCYDIEKDTLAFTAVGKFLPSQVYYHGCLKSFLQITKWKGPEVIYFGDHLFSDLRGPSQAGWRTAAIIHELESEIKILNDESYRFQQAKFHIIEELLSKLYATVVSTERGPAYRKLADELNVERRHCRSTMRSMFNSFFGATFLTDTGHESAFSYHIHQYADVYTSKPENFLSHSLDEWLHVPYDIKIMPHHVKVPSSLCKMQ, from the exons ATGGCGGCTAGGCGAAGAGCCCTACTCTCCTTCTTGTCCTCCGGCGACCGAATCATG GAGTCGGTCCTCTCAATCAGTTCTTGTCGCCCGGGATGGCATGCAG GGTTTAAGGTCGGAGGATCTCTGCGGAGGTTTGGTAGCTCGATGGCTCCGGATGTGGAAGCCGACCATCATAAATGTTCACTCGACATGATCAAATTCGAGGATGAAATCGAGAAGATCCAGCATGAGTATGAGGCGGCAAAGCGGAGCTTTCTTAACATTCCCGTCGCGCTCAAGGAAATGCCTAAGATGAACCCGGAAG GTATCTACGTGAATAGGAACGTTAGGTTGGATGATATACAAGTCTATGGTTTTGATTATGACTACACATTGGCTCATTACTCGGAACACTTGCAAAGTTTGATCTATGACCTTGCAAAAAAGCATCTTGTTAATGAG CTTCGGTATCCTGAAAGTTGCTTGCAATTTGAGTACGATCCAGCCTTTCCTATCAGGGGCCTGTGCTATGACAGACTCAGAGGATGTCTTCTGAAGCTTGATTTCTTTGGGTCCATTGAGCCAGATGGATGCTTTTTTGGACGCCACAAG CTTAGCTTGGAGAAGATAAAGGACATGTATGGCACTCGTCATATTGGTCGAGCTCAAGCACGTGTGCTTGTTGGTCTGATGGATTTTTTCTGTTTTAGTGAG GTATGCCTAATTGCAGATATCATACAGCATTTTGTAGATGCCAAGTTAGAATTTGATGCTTCCAATGTCTATGAAGACATAAGCCAAGCAATTCAGCATGTACATAGAAGTGGCTTGCTTCACAAAGGGATTCTTTCTGATCCTACAAAGTACCTACTAAAAAAT AGTCAAGTGTTAGGCCTTCTAAAGAAGCTGAAAGCAAAGGGAAAGAAACTTTTTCTACTAACCAATTCTCCATACTATTTTGTGGATGGGGGCATGCGTTTCATGCTAGAG GACAATAGTGGTGAGAGAAATTCTTGGAGGGAACTTTTTGATGTTGTGATTGCTCAGGCTAATAAGCCACACTTCTACACATCTGAGCATCCGTTCCG ATGCTATGATATAGAGAAGGATACTCTGGCTTTTACAGCTGTGGGAAAATTTCTCCCTAGCCAAGTCTATTATCATGGTTGCCTCAAATCATTTCTACAAATTACAAAGTGGAAAGGACCTGAG GTAATATATTTTGGTGATCACTTGTTTAGTGACTTGAGGGGGCCTTCACAAGCTGGTTGGCGAACTGCTGCAATCATTCATGAACTCGAG AGTGAGATAAAGATCCTAAATGATGAGAGCTACCGGTTTCAACAG GCAAAATTCCACATTATTGAGGAGTTACTCAGCAAACTTTATGCCACAGTGGTTAGCACAGAGAGAGGACCAGCTTACCGCAAACTGGCAGATGAACTTAATGTGGAAAGGCGACATTGTCGATCTACAATGCGGAGTATGTTCAATAGTTTCTTCGGTGCAACATTCCTCACTGACACTGGTCATGAGTCAGCATTTTCCTACCACATCCATCAATATGCAGATGTATATACAAGTAAGCCTGAGAATTTCCTATCGCATTCTCTCGACGAATGGCTTCATGTGCCGTATGATATAAAGATCATGCCGCATCATGTGAAG GTGCCATCAAGTTTATGCAAAATGCAGTAG
- the LOC135674508 gene encoding S-adenosylmethionine decarboxylase proenzyme-like, with protein sequence MTFSMGGSLHPPPVSPIGFEGYEKRLEITFSEAPIFVDPQGRGLRAISRAQIDSILDLARCTIVSQLSNKDFDSYVLSESSLFVYPYKIILKTCGTTKLLLSIPRILDLAADLSLSVLSAKYSRGTFIFPGAQPSPHRSFSEEVSVLNGFFGSLKSGGKAYVIGDPSMPNRKWHIYYATQKPELPLVTLEMCMTGLDAERASIFFKNSVDGNNSSANEMTKLSGISDIIPEMEICDFDFEPCGYSMNGIHGPALSTIHVTPEDGFSYASYEAMGFNPYSLNYHDLVERVLRCFGPSEFTVAVTIFGGRGLAATWAKKVDLHGYACNDMVEQELPGDGLLVYQTFAASTATAESPRSILHHWEGVTLENAVKDGKGGVFSEREVLVEKGGKDEKGRL encoded by the coding sequence ATGACATTCTCGATGGGTGGTTCCCTGCACCCTCCCCCTGTTTCGCCAATTGGGTTCGAGGGGTACGAGAAGCGCCTGGAGATTACCTTCTCTGAGGCGCCCATCTTTGTCGACCCCCAGGGTCGTGGACTGCGCGCCATCTCGCGTGCGCAGATCGATTCTATTCTTGATTTGGCACGGTGCACCATCGTGTCTCAACTGTCGAACAAGGACTTCGATTCGTATGTCCTCTCTGAGTCGAGCCTCTTTGTGTACCCCTACAAGATCATTCTCAAGACCTGTGGGACGACAAAGCTCCTCCTTTCCATTCCCAGAATCCTTGATCTTGCTGCAGACCTCTCGCTCTCTGTTCTCTCTGCAAAGTACTCTCGTGGGACCTTCATTTTCCCCGGCGCGCAGCCATCTCCGCACCGCAGCTTCTCTGAGGAAGTCTCTGTCCTGAATGGCTTCTTTGGCAGCCTCAAGTCCGGCGGTAAAGCTTATGTGATTGGTGATCCATCGATGCCGAACCGGAAATGGCATATATACTATGCTACCCAGAAACCTGAGCTGCCTTTGGTTACTCTGGAGATGTGTATGACCGGGCTGGACGCTGAACGCGCATCGATCTTCTTCAAGAACTCAGTTGATGGCAATAATTCTTCTGCGAACGAGATGACAAAGCTCTCTGGGATCTCCGACATCATTCCTGAGATGGAAATATGCGACTTTGATTTCGAGCCCTGTGGATACTCCATGAACGGGATTCACGGTCCAGCACTCTCTACAATCCATGTGACACCTGAGGATGGTTTCAGCTACGCGAGCTACGAAGCCATGGGGTTCAACCCTTACTCCTTGAACTATCACGACCTGGTCGAAAGAGTCCTCAGGTGCTTCGGCCCTTCTGAGTTCACCGTTGCAGTCACCATCTTCGGAGGACGTGGGCTGGCTGCCACATGGGCGAAGAAGGTTGATCTGCATGGATATGCTTGCAATGACATGGTGGAGCAGGAGCTTCCCGGTGATGGACTGTTGGTCTACCAGACCTTCGCTGCTTCCACTGCGACGGCAGAGTCACCAAGGTCCATCCTGCATCACTGGGAAGGAGTTACTTTGGAGAATGCAGTAAAGGATGGCAAAGGAGGAGTCTTCTCAGAACGTGAGGTGCTGGTGGAGAAGGGAGGGAAAGATGAGAAGGGGAGATTATGA
- the LOC135674510 gene encoding putative leucine-rich repeat receptor-like serine/threonine-protein kinase At2g24130, with the protein MIQFMVMKHAIFLLLLQNIAAAEHHRLLPNRQQPIQQEKAALLAFKSSLTLQSQLALPNWNETTGVCQFVGVRCNRRHLHVKYLVLHRQLISGALSPVLANLTGLDTLDLSENHLTGHIPPEISYLRNLTILDLSGNLLNGTIPPSLAYLTKLGYLNIRSNKLAGQIPDAIFHNCTDLVVVDLSNNALFGGIPSEVGTGLQYLLILNLYMNDLTGRLPRWLSNSSRLLQLDVENNYLSGELPTETVRGMSELEVLHLSHNNLLSHDSNTNLEPFFLALSNCSHLQELEMAGLGVGGSLPPRIGEGKQNLSIVNMEDNMISGQIPPDISNLSNLTLLNLSSNLLNGTLPKEIWQLPKLERLFLSCNFFVGFIPSEIGGLVSVGLLDLSENMLAGEVPSSIGNLVRISELYLHKNQLSGSIPATLGRCMSLNKLDLSYNRLTGRIPPEVSGIAKIYFNLSNNRLRGPLPEELGKMDQVQEIDLSANKLAGEITSRLSSCAELRLINLSHNHLRGQLPTALGHLQNLETLDVSFNYLDGEIPSSLNGCAGLTVLNLSYNDFNGSVPTGGVFSSFTDLSYLGNPHLCGSVVGRTCPRRRRWSNSRKFLIAVAVGASAVAFVLTVCCVMVVRKIRGMGIGRAGDGFGGSSPVVRSSYPRISYRELVAATEEFDQGRLVGSGSYGHVYRGVLRDGTVVAVKVLNLQAGNSTRSFNRECQVLKRIRHRNLMRIITACSLPDFKALVLPFMGNGSLESRLHSGSAELSLIQRVNVCSDIAEGMAYLHHHSPVKVIHCDLKPSNVLLNDDMTALVSDFGIARLVMSVGVGNTAENTGSSTANMLRGSIGYIAPEYGYGSNASTKGDVYSFGVVVLEVVTGRRPTDEMFEGEMSMHGWVKSHYHGRAAAIVDSALASEVRRQMPEVQILWEAAIGELLELGLLCSQESPSSRPTMMDAADDLGRLKRSLAGDSTTATFASSLGLSSSVFGETSMSNFGD; encoded by the exons ATGATACAGTTCATGGTGATGAAGCATGccatctttctcctcctcctccaaaacATTGCCGCGGCCGAACACCACCGCCTCCTGCCTAACCGGCAGCAGCCAATCCAGCAGGAGAAAGCTGCCCTCTTGGCCTTCAAGAGCTCGCTCACACTGCAGTCCCAACTGGCTCTCCCAAACTGGAACGAGACCACCGGAGTTTGCCAGTTTGTGGGCGTCAGATGCAACCGGCGGCATCTCCATGTCAAGTACCTCGTCCTCCACCGCCAGCTCATCTCCGGCGCCCTCTCACCGGTCCTCGCCAACCTCACCGGCCTTGACACGCTGGACTTGTCGGAGAACCACCTCACCGGGCACATACCGCCGGAGATTTCCTACTTGAGAAACCTCACCATCCTCGATCTCTCGGGGAACCTGCTAAACGGTACGATTCCTCCGTCACTCGCCTACCTCACCAAGCTCGGCTACCTCAACATCCGCAGCAACAAGCTCGCAGGGCAGATTCCAGACGCCATCTTCCACAATTGCACTGACTTGGTTGTCGTCGACCTCTCCAACAATGCTCTGTTTGGTGGGATCCCATCGGAAGTGGGAACGGGTCTTCAATATCTGCTCATCCTCAATCTCTACATGAACGATTTGACCGGACGATTACCTCGGTGGCTTTCGAACTCGTCGCGCCTGCTTCAACTGGACGTGGAGAACAACTACCTTTCAGGTGAGCTGCCCACCGAGACAGTGCGGGGAATGAGTGaactcgaagtccttcacttgtCTCACAACAATCTGCTAAGCCATGACAGCAACACTAACCTCGAGCCCTTCTTCTTAGCTCTCTCCAACTGTTCCCACCTCCAGGAGCTTGAGATGGCAGGGCTCGGTGTTGGTGGATCGTTGCCACCCAGGATCGGTGAGGGTAAGCAGAATCTGTCCATCGTCAACATGGAAGACAACATGATCTCCGGCCAAATCCCTCCTGACATCTCAAACCTCTCCAACCTGACCCTGTTGAACCTGTCGAGCAACCTTCTAAATGGGACGCTCCCAAAGGAGATCTGGCAGCTCCCGAAGCTGGAGAGATTGTTTCTGTCCTGCAACTTCTTCGTCGGGTTTATTCCCTCCGAGATCGGAGGTCTCGTCTCGGTTGGTCTGCTTGATCTGTCAGAAAACATGCTCGCTGGTGAAGTACCGAGCAGCATCGGAAACCTTGTTCGGATCAGTGAACTGTACCTTCACAAGAACCAGCTCTCTGGATCGATACCTGCAACACTCGGGCGATGCATGAGCTTGAACAAGCTGGACCTGTCGTATAATAGATTGACAGGGAGGATTCCCCCGGAAGTATCAGGCATTGCGAAGATATACTTCAACCTGTCGAACAACCGGCTGCGGGGGCCTCTTCCGGAGGAGCTGGGCAAGATGGATCAGGTGCAAGAGATCGATCTGTCCGCGAACAAGCTCGCCGGCGAGATCACCTCTCGGCTCTCGTCTTGTGCTGAGCTGAGGCTGATCAATCTGTCACATAACCACCTCAGAGGACAGCTTCCGACCGCACTTGGTCATCTCCAAAACCTCGAGACGCTTGATGTTTCCTTCAATTACTTGGATGGGGAGATCCCGTCGAGCCTCAACGGGTGCGCCGGTCTCACCGTGCTGAATCTTTCGTACAATGACTTCAATGGATCGGTGCCCACCGGTGGAGTCTTCTCGTCGTTCACCGACCTCTCCTATCTCGGAAACCCTCACCTCTGCGGGTCGGTTGTCGGAAGGACCTGCCCTCGACGCCGACGATGGTCTAATTCTCGCAAGTTCTTGATAGCTGTGGCCGTCGGCGCTTCGGCGGTGGCGTTTGTGCTGACAGTATGCTGTGTGATGGTGGTTAGAAAGATAAGAGGCATGGGCATAGGGAGGGCAGGGGATGGTTTTGGTGGTTCATCGCCGGTAGTCAGGTCGAGCTACCCTCGGATCAGCTACCGGGAGCTTGTGGCGGCGACGGAGGAGTTCGATCAGGGAAGACTGGTTGGGTCGGGAAGCTATGGGCATGTTTACAGAGGAGTCCTGAGAGATGGAACCGTTGTTGCAGTGAAGGTGCTGAACCTGCAAGCGGGTAACTCCACGAGGAGCTTCAACAGAGAGTGCCAAGTTCTGAAGAGGATCAGGCATCGGAACCTGATGAGGATCATAACGGCATGCAGCCTGCCGGACTTTAAGGCGTTGGTGCTGCCGTTCATGGGGAACGGCAGCCTGGAGAGCCGCCTCCATTCGGGCTCTGCCGAGCTGAGCTTGATTCAGAGGGTGAACGTCTGCAGTGACATCGCGGAAGGGATGGCCTACTTGCACCACCACTCTCCGGTGAAGGTGATCCACTGCGATCTGAAACCCAGCAACGTGCTTCTCAACGATGACATGACCGCCTTGGTCTCTGACTTCGGGATTGCAAGGTTGGTGATGAGTGTCGGAGTTGGGAACACGGCGGAGAACACCGGGAGTTCCACCGCCAACATGCTCCGTGGCTCCATTGGCTACATTGCTCcag AATATGGATATGGATCGAATGCGTCAACGAAGGGGGATGTGTACAGCTTCGGCGTGGTAGTGCTGGAAGTGGTCACCGGAAGGAGACCCACCGACGAGATGTTCGAGGGCGAGATGAGCATGCACGGGTGGGTGAAGAGCCACTACCACGGCCGCGCGGCGGCAATCGTCGATTCCGCGCTGGCGAGCGAGGTGCGGCGGCAAATGCCGGAGGTGCAGATATTGTGGGAGGCCGCCATTGGAGAGCTGCTGGAGCTGGGCCTGCTGTGCAGTCAGGAGAGCCCATCGTCCAGGCCGACGATGATGGACGCCGCCGACGACTTGGGCCGGCTGAAGCGGTCTCTCGCCGGCGACAGCACCACCGCCACCTTCGCCTCCTCTCTTGGCCTCTCGTCCTCCGTCTTTGGGGAGACGAGCATGTCCAACTTCGGCGACTAG